agtccgcaggccgacgctctatccactgagccaaaccggtttcggctgcttgTAGATTTTGATGATCaggaataaagctgctgtaaacatttCTGTGCAAGTCTTTTTGTggatatgtacatttttaaaaatcagtgtctATCAGTGCAAATGCTAGGTCATAGTGTGTGTTTAACTTACATGAAACGAATGGGTCCACAATTTTGACACAGTGCAAATAAAAAAAGCTTAGAATCCCTCTCTTTTTGTTCCAAGTGTAGCCTAGTAGAGATGGCAAACAATGTCATAAGCTCAGGCAATCCCAGTCCCTCCTGACCTCCTATCCTCAAAAATTAAGCTCTGGGGCCTTGGAAGATCCTTCTACAGCCAGAGGGATGAAAGCTGTGTGGATAATATCTGTAGGTAACTGTAGTTTGGGCAATGCATTCGATAGTAACAGGTACATAAAACCCTTTCATAAATCTTTGCCTCTAGGTTTCTTCGTCTTCCATCTCACTGAGATCAAGCTCAGAAAGGGAGACCTCCGAATACTGACAGACCTAAAACAAAAGTCATTCTTGACAAAGAGGGCGTTATTAGCAAAGGTTTGATGGTATGTCTGGGTGAAGCCAGCCACTGTGGTGGGAGGGTCACACAGGCTCAATGGTCCCTACACGGCTGTGCTTTCTCTTGCAATATTGCTTCCTCTCAAGTTATCCGTAGTGCCACTTTCCTTCAGCAGGTAACCAGGCCCCACTTAAAGGAAAATAGAGACCATCAGAAAGCAACTCTTTCACTTCCTTGCCAGAAACATCCACCTATCTGTACCTTCTTCATCCGTCCTTTCCTTATTCCTTCCAGTCACAGTGAAGATGGAATCCCTCTTAAGGTACTTGCCATTCCATCTTCTCAAGGGCCTTGCTGTATTTATTACCTCTTATAATCTCCTCCTTTGTACTGGCTTATTCCCATCACTAAGCCTCTTTCAATTTCTTCTCCCTTGTGAAAGCTAACCTCTCAACACCAGGTACCAGGCTAGTTGTTGTCTTATCTTCCTGGTTGTCTGCAAAGCCTACTTCCTCTTTCTCACCTGAGTCAGCAAGGTCTACCTggagccatttttttaaaaatattttttttattaatttcagagaggatggaagagggagagagaaacagaaacatccatgatcattgattggctgcctcctgcacgctcccccctggggattgagcctgcaacctgggcacgtgcccttctctggaatcgaacccaggaccctttggtccgcaggttgacgctccacccactgagccaaaccggtcagggctacctGGAACCATTTTTATCATAAAGCAGGCATTGCACAATTCTTTTTTAAGTATATGACTGATTGATAGATGGGAGTCCAAGGGTGCACAACGGATGGCTGGATAGCTCATAGCCCGAGACTTTGGGTGACTCGCTGGGCTGAGAAACTTCTCTTTCTGGTGTGTACAGGTAATCTGATACATGCTTTCATCTTGAATTAAAGTTATAAGGTCAGTAGTCCGCCACAAGTAACAAAGTATGACAAGTGGAGAAACACAGTAGTGTTGCACTGCCAAAGAACCCCTCCCGTGGGAACGCCGGTGCGCACCACCCAAGGGTCACACCTCTGCCCCTCCACCGAGGCGGCAGCCCCGGCACAGGGCGGCCTCCTGGCGCAACAGTTTACCGCTGCTCAGCGGCCACGGTCTCCGAGTCGCGGGTGGGGTGAGCGGAAGAGCCGAGCGGCTCCCGGCCAATGGCAGTTCTTGAACTTACACCTAGAGACGTCAGCGCGGCTTTGCAAACGGATGTCACACAGCTGGCTCGGAAACGTCTCCTCCCGCCCCAGAGAAGGGGCGTGGGTCCCGCGGCCCCCGGGGAACCTCGGGCGCCCGGAGGGAGGGGCGCGCGCCGCTCCCCGCTCGCCCCGCGCCCTCGCCCGCCGGCCAGCCTCCCGGCTGCCCCAGTCCGGCGGTCGTCCCGTCCCGGGGAGCCGCCGGCGCCCCGTCCCCGCATCCCCGCCCCgagcgcgccgccgccgccgccgccgccggctccGCCCCTCCCCGAGCGGGCCGCGCGCTCCTGCGGCTCCGAGCCGCGTCGCGGGCGCGCGCGCCGCCGGCGGAGCCGCAGTTAAAATGGTCCGAGCGGGACCCCGCGCTCCCCCCGCCGCCGCAGTGACGGACTGAGCCGGCGGGTCAGGCTCGGACTGGccgcccagcctgcaggctccgtcTCTCCGTCGCGCCCCCCAGctcgcgccccccgcccccccggcctcCCCGGGCGCAGCATGTAGCCCCGACGGGCGCCGAGGCGGCCCCAGCGGACGCCCACCCCCGCCGCGCGTGTGTGCCCGTGTGAGCGTGTGCGCCGGGGGCGACCCGCCgcgcccgagcccgagcccgagcccgagccagCGAGCGGCCTGCCCCGCCGCCGGGAGCCCACTCTCCGGGCCTCCCACGCCCCGTCCCGGTCCCCGTCCCCGGGGCCTTCTATATGGGCCACCTTCTCTCGAAGGAGCCGCGTAACCGCCCGAGCCAGAAGAGGCTTCGCTGCTGCAGCtggtgccgccgccgccgcccgcttCTCAGGCTGCCCCGCCGGACCCCGGCCAAGGCGCCCCCGCAGCCGGCGGCGCCCCGGAGCCGGGACTGCTTCTTCCGCGGGCCCTGCATGCTCTGCTTCATCGTGCACAGCCCCGGCgcgcccgcccccgccggccCAGAGGAGGAGCCGCCGCTGTCGCCGCCGCCGCGGGACGGGGCCTACGCCGCGGCCGCCTCCTCGCAGCACCTGGCGCGGCGCTACGCGGCCCTGGCTGCCGAGGactgcgccgccgccgcccgccgcttCCTGCTGTcctcggccgccgccgccgccgccgccgcctcggccTCGTCGCCGGCCTCCTGCTGCAAGGAGCTGGGGCTGGCCGCGGCCGCCgcctgggagcagcagggccGCAGCCTCTTCCTGGCCAGCGTGGGGCCCGTGCGCTTCCTGGGGCCGCCGGTCGCCGTGCAGCTCTTCCGGGCGCCGACGCCGCCGCCGGCCGAGCCCCCCACGCCCCCGGAGATGGTGTGCAAGCGGAAGGGGGCCGGGGTGCCCGCCTGCACCCCCTGTAAGCAGCCCCGCTGCGGCGGCGggggctgcggcggcggcggcggcggcgggggcccTGCGGGAGGAGGCGCCTCGCCTCCCCGGCCCCCCGATGCCGGGTGCTGCCAGGGCtccgagccgccgccgccgcccctctgccccccgccctccTCTCCCGCTTCCGAAGGTGCCCCCTCCGAGGCCGGCGGGGACGCTGTCCGAGCTGGGAGCACCGCCCCCTCGCCTGCCCAGCAGCAGCACGAATGCGGCGACACGGACTGTCAGGAGCCCCGCGAAAACCCCTGCGACTGTCATCGGGAGCCGCCCCCCGAAACCCCCGACATCAACCAGCTGCCGCCATCCATCCTGCTCAAGGTGGGTCTGGGCGAATGGCGCGGGGATGCGCGCTCGCCCCCAACCCGGCCCCTCCTCGgggttctctccctcctccctctaaGCGCTGAGGAGGGGGTTCCCCGACAGCCAGAGGCGCCCAGGGGGGAGGTTGGGAAACCGACGGGGAGGATGCTTATGGCCTCCTTTTTGAAGTTAGAAAAACTTGGAATCTCCTGAATGTCTTTTAATAGCTCGGGCTTGTGAGGCACAATTCAGGGTTCATCTGTTATTAGATCGCCAGCCCAAGTGCTTTAGAAACTCTTGGTAGGTTTTCTGTgacatgttttttattaattgagCAACTTGCCCTTACTGGGTATAGACTTTATATATTAGAATTCGAAAGTTTTCGAGCTACTTTCAGGTTTGACAGACGCTCATTGATGTCAGTAACAGTTAACTTGTTTTGAACATGTACTATGATCAGGCACTGGGCCAGAGCTTTATATACATAATATCTAATTTAATCTTCCAGTTACCGCTGTGAGGCAGATTTTGTTAATGTCATTACTGTGTACAAGAAGGAACTGATTTTTCATACTATGTGCCCACAGTCCAAAGGCAGACGTCTACAAGTGGTATTTGCTCTAGGGAGCTTACAGCCTGGTGGGGTAAGCTGTAACAAAGCTTGAATGACTTGTCCACGGTCACACGCAGAGTAAGAGGCGTACCGGGAATTTAGGCCTGCTTGACTGGAAAACCCTCTTGTTTATGCTATGCTGTGTTAGCTTCCTACATTTTAACCCGTAACATAAAAGCATACAGGTTTCTGGAGAGTAAGGGGAgacattcttttgttgttgttgttggggaaTGGGTCAGTGGAGAAGAGGTGGGTGTCCTGTGGGAGCTTTGTCTCACTTTCAAATACTAACTCAAATTTGCAATTTTGTCATTGCTGTGATAAACTTAATTATGTGATAgagtttgtattattattattattattaacaagttatttattccctcattttctctcttctcccctcccacccttttCTGGAGCTTAATGCATGTAATCTTCCTTTTTCACAGTGGATGATATTTACGACCAGCCCCAAATAACTTAGATAAAAATTTGGCTACTTTTATTGTTACTGAAGTAACTGACATCAATTGCAATTGTTACTGTCACGGATATACTTTGTGTGATTAGACTTTTTGCACATTGATAATCCtgtgtttttatctgttttgttttgatgttATTGTTCTTGAAAATTAtacagcaaggggggggggggcgtaagCTTAACTTCTACTTGTGTCAAAATGTAATGACTTAACTCTTTGGAGGTATATTTGTTGGAGGAGTAATTGCCTCCTCTGTGTGTTCCGGATGTGCATTTTAGAGCAGAGGGAACTTTTTTGCTTGTTTATGGACttagacaattttttttaatctggaatttttttctttattaagatattacgtatgtgtccttatccccccatttccccccacccccctactcatgccctcactcccctggtgtctgtgtctattggttaggcttatattgcatgcatacaagtcctttggttgatctctcccctttacccccaccctcccctaccttccttttGAGGTTTGAAGGtgtgatcgatgcttctctgtctctggatccgtttttgttcatcagtttatgttgttcattatattccacaaatgagtgagatcatgtgatatttatctttctctgactggcttatttcacttagcacaatgctctccagttccatccatgctgctgcaaatggtaagaattccttcttttttactgcagcgtagtattccatcgtgtagatgtaccacaggtttttaatccaatcatctgctgatgggcacttaggctgttaccaagtcttagctatggtgaattgtgctgctatgaacataggggtgcatatatcctttctgattggtgtttctagtttcttgggatatattcctagaagtgggatcactgggtcaaatgggagttgcatttttagttttttgaggaaacgccatactgttctccacagtggctgcatcagtctgcattctcaccagcagtgcacaagggttcaagttcctttttctccacatcctcacactttttatttgttgatttgttgatgatagccattctgacaggtgtgagatggtacctcactgttgttttgatttgcatcactcgcatgattagtgactttgagcatgttttcatatgtctcttggccttccttatgtcctcttttggaaagtatctatttaggtctgttacccattttttttttattgggttatcTTTCTTTTGTCAAGTTGTATGATTAGAGGGAACTTTCTTGAGTCCTTTAAATTGGTGGATGACATAGACAAAGAAaatatcaacaaatatttggTATGGAAAATTGATTGCTGTCTTGTTATTTGGCAGGTAAGACTGTTTAAAGACAAACCAAATAAAAAACCAGGTATTCCTGCTTTCTACCAAAACTGGTTATTTCATGAGGTAGGGAACATtttaatacaaaagaaagaagaaatgacatgATCTCATAATAAAGAGAATCCCCATAGGCAAACTTATTCTATATGCTACATTGTTCTTTTTCACGTGTTATTTTTTAcgtggtttttttttcccccctgtggaCTATTGAAAACTTGGTGTAAGGGACTTTTGGGAATTACTCCTTAGACTTGCCCTGTTGTGATGGAGAATTTGGACATGATATGGAGATGTTTTACCTATATTAGAAACTGGAATAAAGATTGTCTACGTGGGTTTTATGGTCCTAGTTGTATTCAGCAACAAGTGAGTTGTACTGTCTGGAATGAATCGAAATCAGGGTTTTTCTGTGTTTACCAGCCCAAATAGAATTTTCAGGGATAAAGCTTTTGGGGGCATAGGCTCTGTTGACATAGATCTTGCTTATTGCTGTGTGCCCTCCCCTAAGTGCAGTGCCTGGCATTTAgtagcactcagtaaatatttatgaacaaatgaatgaccAAATGTTTAGAAATCTGGGCTGACCCTGGGTGAATATGCCATACCACTAAGATAAGTGTCTAAGAAATGTTTATATCTTGACTTCAGAGTTGTTCTGAGCTACAACAGAGCCATGTGATGTTGAGAGGTTTCTGGCTCTGTTTCTGGTGAGAACTGGAAGTATTTGGCTTGGAGAAGAGAAGACTTAGGCGGctatgtccctccctccctccctccctccctcccttcttttttacagtataGGAAGGGTTGTTGCATAGAGAGGCACAAATCCATCTTCTCCATTGGAAACATTCAAGCACAATAGCCGCTAGCCACATGTGggtatttaaatttaaagtggttaaaattaaataaaattgaaaattcaGTTTCTAGGTTACAGTAGCCACATCAGTAGTCATGGGTGACTGGCCACTATTGTGTGGACTGTGCAGATCCAGAACATTCCCCTCATTTTAGAAAGTCCTGGGTAAAccttcatagttttttttttttttttctttataaatggcATCAAAATGTTCATGTTCtgcagtttgtttgtttatagttTGGTTTGGAGGTCTTTTCACATTAGTGAGGATATGGtttccttcattctttttaactgctgcatagtatcccatagTGTTACACCACATGTATTTATTTCTCTAGTACTGGATGTTTCTAATTAATTGCTACTACAAATGAtgctaatagattttttttctatgtacacgtggtcatatttttctagggtAGATGTCAAGGAGTGGAATTTCAGGTTTGAAGAATGTCTCTATTTGGAAATTTAGAAAGTCCTTTCTAACAGTAAGAGCTGTGTAGAAATGAAATTAGTTCTTTCTTGAAATCGTGAGCCTCACTGGAAACCGTAATTTTGTAACTTCAGAACAGGAAGAGACCTTTGACAGCATCTGATCTTACCTCGTGTCTTACGCATGAAGATACAGGCTGGAGAAGTCAAATGGCTTGCTTACCCCGAGACATTTCAGACAGTGAATGGCAGACCTTGGGCTGGCACCCAGCTTAGTGTTTCCAGCTCCAGAGATCTTTTCAACATCCTGTGTGGGAGGGCCTGAATTATCTCTCATAAATTTTATGAAGGAGATTCCTGAATGGGGAGAAGGGGCAGGACAGTGGGGCAGGACAGAGGACTGACTTCTAAGTCATCATGAGTCAGAGACTAATTTAAAATTGGGT
This is a stretch of genomic DNA from Myotis daubentonii chromosome 4, mMyoDau2.1, whole genome shotgun sequence. It encodes these proteins:
- the FBXL17 gene encoding F-box/LRR-repeat protein 17 isoform X7, which translates into the protein MGHLLSKEPRNRPSQKRLRCCSWCRRRRPLLRLPRRTPAKAPPQPAAPRSRDCFFRGPCMLCFIVHSPGAPAPAGPEEEPPLSPPPRDGAYAAAASSQHLARRYAALAAEDCAAAARRFLLSSAAAAAAAASASSPASCCKELGLAAAAAWEQQGRSLFLASVGPVRFLGPPVAVQLFRAPTPPPAEPPTPPEMVCKRKGAGVPACTPCKQPRCGGGGCGGGGGGGGPAGGGASPPRPPDAGCCQGSEPPPPPLCPPPSSPASEGAPSEAGGDAVRAGSTAPSPAQQQHECGDTDCQEPRENPCDCHREPPPETPDINQLPPSILLKIFSNLSLDERCLSASLVCKYWRDLCLDFQFWKQLDLSSRQQVTDELLEKIASRSQNIIEINISDCRSMSDTGVCVLAFKCPGLLRYTAYRCKQLSDTSIIAVASHCPLLQKVHVGNQDKLTDEGLKQLGSKCRELKDIHFGQCYKISDEGMIVIAKGCLKLQRIYMQENKLVTDQSVKAFAEHCPELQYVGFMGCSVTSKGVIHLTKLRNLSSLDLRHITELDNETVMEIVKRCKNLSSLNLCLNWIINDSPF
- the FBXL17 gene encoding F-box/LRR-repeat protein 17 isoform X3; this translates as MGHLLSKEPRNRPSQKRLRCCSWCRRRRPLLRLPRRTPAKAPPQPAAPRSRDCFFRGPCMLCFIVHSPGAPAPAGPEEEPPLSPPPRDGAYAAAASSQHLARRYAALAAEDCAAAARRFLLSSAAAAAAAASASSPASCCKELGLAAAAAWEQQGRSLFLASVGPVRFLGPPVAVQLFRAPTPPPAEPPTPPEMVCKRKGAGVPACTPCKQPRCGGGGCGGGGGGGGPAGGGASPPRPPDAGCCQGSEPPPPPLCPPPSSPASEGAPSEAGGDAVRAGSTAPSPAQQQHECGDTDCQEPRENPCDCHREPPPETPDINQLPPSILLKIFSNLSLDERCLSASLVCKYWRDLCLDFQFWKQLDLSSRQQVTDELLEKIASRSQNIIEINISDCRSMSDTGVCVLAFKCPGLLRYTAYRCKQLSDTSIIAVASHCPLLQKVHVGNQDKLTDEGLKQLGSKCRELKDIHFGQCYKISDEGMIVIAKGCLKLQRIYMQENKLVTDQSVKAFAEHCPELQYVGFMGCSVTSKGVIHLTKLRNLSSLDLRHITELDNETVMEIVKRCKNLSSLNLCLNWIINDRCVEVIAKEGQNLKELYLVSCKITDYVSSFISKIAG
- the FBXL17 gene encoding F-box/LRR-repeat protein 17 isoform X4; this encodes MGHLLSKEPRNRPSQKRLRCCSWCRRRRPLLRLPRRTPAKAPPQPAAPRSRDCFFRGPCMLCFIVHSPGAPAPAGPEEEPPLSPPPRDGAYAAAASSQHLARRYAALAAEDCAAAARRFLLSSAAAAAAAASASSPASCCKELGLAAAAAWEQQGRSLFLASVGPVRFLGPPVAVQLFRAPTPPPAEPPTPPEMVCKRKGAGVPACTPCKQPRCGGGGCGGGGGGGGPAGGGASPPRPPDAGCCQGSEPPPPPLCPPPSSPASEGAPSEAGGDAVRAGSTAPSPAQQQHECGDTDCQEPRENPCDCHREPPPETPDINQLPPSILLKIFSNLSLDERCLSASLVCKYWRDLCLDFQFWKQLDLSSRQQVTDELLEKIASRSQNIIEINISDCRSMSDTGVCVLAFKCPGLLRYTAYRCKQLSDTSIIAVASHCPLLQKVHVGNQDKLTDEGLKQLGSKCRELKDIHFGQCYKISDEGMIVIAKGCLKLQRIYMQENKLVTDQSVKAFAEHCPELQYVGFMGCSVTSKGVIHLTKLRNLSSLDLRHITELDNETVMEIVKRCKNLSSLNLCLNWIINDSMNGSGPN
- the FBXL17 gene encoding F-box/LRR-repeat protein 17 isoform X5, whose amino-acid sequence is MGHLLSKEPRNRPSQKRLRCCSWCRRRRPLLRLPRRTPAKAPPQPAAPRSRDCFFRGPCMLCFIVHSPGAPAPAGPEEEPPLSPPPRDGAYAAAASSQHLARRYAALAAEDCAAAARRFLLSSAAAAAAAASASSPASCCKELGLAAAAAWEQQGRSLFLASVGPVRFLGPPVAVQLFRAPTPPPAEPPTPPEMVCKRKGAGVPACTPCKQPRCGGGGCGGGGGGGGPAGGGASPPRPPDAGCCQGSEPPPPPLCPPPSSPASEGAPSEAGGDAVRAGSTAPSPAQQQHECGDTDCQEPRENPCDCHREPPPETPDINQLPPSILLKIFSNLSLDERCLSASLVCKYWRDLCLDFQFWKQLDLSSRQQVTDELLEKIASRSQNIIEINISDCRSMSDTGVCVLAFKCPGLLRYTAYRCKQLSDTSIIAVASHCPLLQKVHVGNQDKLTDEGLKQLGSKCRELKDIHFGQCYKISDEGMIVIAKGCLKLQRIYMQENKLVTDQSVKAFAEHCPELQYVGFMGCSVTSKGVIHLTKLRNLSSLDLRHITELDNETVMEIVKRCKNLSSLNLCLNWIINDRKRNLMDS
- the FBXL17 gene encoding F-box/LRR-repeat protein 17 isoform X8, translating into MGHLLSKEPRNRPSQKRLRCCSWCRRRRPLLRLPRRTPAKAPPQPAAPRSRDCFFRGPCMLCFIVHSPGAPAPAGPEEEPPLSPPPRDGAYAAAASSQHLARRYAALAAEDCAAAARRFLLSSAAAAAAAASASSPASCCKELGLAAAAAWEQQGRSLFLASVGPVRFLGPPVAVQLFRAPTPPPAEPPTPPEMVCKRKGAGVPACTPCKQPRCGGGGCGGGGGGGGPAGGGASPPRPPDAGCCQGSEPPPPPLCPPPSSPASEGAPSEAGGDAVRAGSTAPSPAQQQHECGDTDCQEPRENPCDCHREPPPETPDINQLPPSILLKIFSNLSLDERCLSASLVCKYWRDLCLDFQFWKQLDLSSRQQVTDELLEKIASRSQNIIEINISDCRSMSDTGVCVLAFKCPGLLRYTAYRCKQLSDTSIIAVASHCPLLQKVHVGNQDKLTDEGLKQLGSKCRELKDIHFGQCYKISDEGMIVIAKGCLKLQRIYMQENKLVTDQSVKAFAEHCPELQYVGFMGCSVTSKGVIHLTKLRNLSSLDLRHITELDNETVMEIVKRCKNLSSLNLCLNWIINDR
- the FBXL17 gene encoding F-box/LRR-repeat protein 17 isoform X6, which gives rise to MGHLLSKEPRNRPSQKRLRCCSWCRRRRPLLRLPRRTPAKAPPQPAAPRSRDCFFRGPCMLCFIVHSPGAPAPAGPEEEPPLSPPPRDGAYAAAASSQHLARRYAALAAEDCAAAARRFLLSSAAAAAAAASASSPASCCKELGLAAAAAWEQQGRSLFLASVGPVRFLGPPVAVQLFRAPTPPPAEPPTPPEMVCKRKGAGVPACTPCKQPRCGGGGCGGGGGGGGPAGGGASPPRPPDAGCCQGSEPPPPPLCPPPSSPASEGAPSEAGGDAVRAGSTAPSPAQQQHECGDTDCQEPRENPCDCHREPPPETPDINQLPPSILLKIFSNLSLDERCLSASLVCKYWRDLCLDFQFWKQLDLSSRQQVTDELLEKIASRSQNIIEINISDCRSMSDTGVCVLAFKCPGLLRYTAYRCKQLSDTSIIAVASHCPLLQKVHVGNQDKLTDEGLKQLGSKCRELKDIHFGQCYKISDEGMIVIAKGCLKLQRIYMQENKLVTDQSVKAFAEHCPELQYVGFMGCSVTSKGVIHLTKLRNLSSLDLRHITELDNETVMEIVKRCKNLSSLNLCLNWIINDSSFRN